The Mesorhizobium loti DNA segment CCAGGAGATAGGCTGCCTCGATATTGCCGGCCAAGGCGGCACGCCGCATCCATGCCTCCCCGGCAGCGACATCCTGGCCGACGAGTGCACCGTCAATCAGTGCCAATCCCAACCGGAACTGGGCAGAGGGCAGGCCCTTCTCTGCAGCAGCCTGATACAGTTGAGCGGCTGCTGCCTTGTCGCATGCGACGCCGAGCCCGTGCTCGGTGAGGACCGCAAGAAGATAGGTCGCGGTCGGCAGGCCGGCGTCGGCTGCCCGCCTTACCTCTTCCGCAATCCGAACTCTGTTTTCGCGTTTGCCGCGGCGGGCCAGCGACAGGGCAAGGCCGAGACATCCTTCGGCGCAGCCGGCGGAAGCCGACTTCTCGTACCAGCGGTGTGCCGCATCGGCATCGCGCATCGATGTGGGGCCGCTGGTAAGGATATAACCGAGGATCGCCTGTCCCGTGGCCGAGCCTGCCTCGGCCGCCTTGGTGGCAAAGTCGAAAGCGGCAGCGAAGTCTGGTTTTCCCGGGGAATCAGGTTTGAACAAGTGCTCCGAGGGTCCCTTGCCGTCGGCTTCCGCCGTCACCAGCCCGGTGACGTAGAGAGCGGCGAGGAGCGCCTGCGCGTCCGCGCTCCCGTGGTTGGCCGCCCGCAGCAGCCATCGCGCGCCTTCCATGCGGCTCGGTGGCACACCGGCGCCTTCCAGATAGCAACGCGCGACCCGGTACTCGGCCTCGACGATCCCCGCGCGTGCCGCTTTCGCCATAAGCGGAAAGGCTTCAGCGGCCTTGCCGCTGTCAGCAAGCTGGATCGCCCGACGCAACACCGCCGCCGGGAAGGCCAGACCAGTCAGCCGATCCAGGATTGTCATCGATCCGAGCCTTTGATCCCTCCGGTACTCTATGGCTCCCGCATCGCCTCCTGGCCGATTGGGAGCATCACACCGAGAATGTACTTGAGTATCGTGCGCCGGCCGACCTTGACGTCGGCGGTCACCGGCATGCCGGGGCTGACGGCGAAACCGGCGGGCACGCCGTGGAGGGCGACCTGGTCGATGGAGATCCGCGTGCGATAGAAGGGCTCGGCGTCGGAAGGCAGCATGGCCAGGGAACTGTTCGGATCGCGCGCTTGCTCCTGTGCCGAGAAGGAATCTGGGCTGAGTGCCCGCACAGTTCCATGGGCGAGGCCGTATTGCGAATAGGGGAAGGTGTCGAACTTGATGATCACCTGGTCGCCGACATGCACAAAGCCGCTGCTCCTGCCAACGATGTTTGTCTCGATCTCGAGCGGCGCGTCGGCCGGCACCAGCGTGATAAAGCGCTCCCCTGACTGCATGACCGAGCCGACGGAGACTTTTGCCACCGATTGAACGATGGCGTCTGATTGGCTCTTCAACTCGACCAACTGGTTTCGAAGCTTTGCCTTGTTGAGAAGTTCGCGGGCGTCCGAGATCCGCGAACTCGCCTCCGACAGGCTCTGCGAGACTTCAGCGCGCCAGCCCTGAATGTAGCCGTCGCGCTCGGCGGCCACCGCTGCCTGTTGGCGTTTGGCGGCTTCCGCGGTCTGTTCGGCATTGCCCAGCGCCCGAGACATTTCCGCCCGGTTGTCCTCGGCCAGGAGCGTGTTGAGGCGGCTCCCTACCTGCCTTGCCTCGAGCTGCCTGCGCATCTGCTCGATCGAGTCGGCGACCGTGAGCCGCTGGCGGTAGCCGTCGGCATCCGATTGCGATCGCGAGATCACCGAGCTGAGTTCGTCACGCTGGCGTTCGAAATTCTCCACCTTGGCGTCGTAGACCGCCTTGCGTTGCTCGAATATCGACACCTGCAGGGTCCAACTCGGGTCGAGGCCGTTGTAGGTGAACGTCTGGCCGCTGGCCTCGGCCTTCAACCGCGCCACCTCCGCTTCAAGCGTCGAGACCTGCATGGCCAGTGCCGCTTGGTCGGCTGAGGTAAAGGTCGCATCGAGGCGGGCAAGCAATTGGCCTGCCTGGACGCGCTGTCCTTCCCGCACCTCGATCGAGCGGACAATCGCTGTCTCCAGCGGTTGCACGACGATGTTGGGGGATTGCGATACAACCAGCCCTCTGGTCGTTACGACCTGATCGACCGGTATCAGCCCCGCCAGGGCGATCAGCGCGATGACCAGGCTGGAGACGATCCAGACGATGCCGCGAGCCGCCCGCGGAATAGGCGCATTGGCGACAGCCGTCGACGGCCACTGGAACTCGAGTATGGCCGGCGTCGTCGGATCCCTCGTTTCCATCCGGTGCCATCGAGCGGGAAGGGCGGTGAGAGAGGTGCTGCTCATGGGTTACCCGACCTGATGCGAATATGAGGCGCGCGACATGATCAAACCAACCGCGGCGGGACGGCGACCGGGCGGCCGTGGCGGCCGTCGAGGTGCCGGTTCTGCTGCGACCACAATTGGCGATAGAGCGCGCATCGTTCGAGCAGGGTCGCATGCGGCGCGACGTCGAGGACCTTGCCCTGATCCATGACCA contains these protein-coding regions:
- a CDS encoding secretion protein, which produces METRDPTTPAILEFQWPSTAVANAPIPRAARGIVWIVSSLVIALIALAGLIPVDQVVTTRGLVVSQSPNIVVQPLETAIVRSIEVREGQRVQAGQLLARLDATFTSADQAALAMQVSTLEAEVARLKAEASGQTFTYNGLDPSWTLQVSIFEQRKAVYDAKVENFERQRDELSSVISRSQSDADGYRQRLTVADSIEQMRRQLEARQVGSRLNTLLAEDNRAEMSRALGNAEQTAEAAKRQQAAVAAERDGYIQGWRAEVSQSLSEASSRISDARELLNKAKLRNQLVELKSQSDAIVQSVAKVSVGSVMQSGERFITLVPADAPLEIETNIVGRSSGFVHVGDQVIIKFDTFPYSQYGLAHGTVRALSPDSFSAQEQARDPNSSLAMLPSDAEPFYRTRISIDQVALHGVPAGFAVSPGMPVTADVKVGRRTILKYILGVMLPIGQEAMREP